TAGGATCCTTACCCAAGCAGTCACTAGGAAGATGGCCATTCACACTCAATGCAGGGACTGGGGTGACACTGGGCCTTGGGCTCCTCTGGTCTCCTGGGTGCTTGCTCTCTTCATCCTGCTGTGGCTcgggctttcttttccttcttttcttcttcttcttctgcaacTCTGTCCTGGCCTCAGGCCCACTGTGGTCTTCAGGGGAGCAGCTGTGGGGAGCCAGAGGAGGGAGCAGATTAGACCTTGAGAAACACTGTAGGCAAGAACACCACCTTCAGTGGCAGCTCCAACCCAAGAGTGTGTGAGATTGCTCAGCTAATAAAGGCACTTGGCACCAAGCCTGCCGACCTCAGGTTATCTACTTCTATGGTGTACAaacatgctcacatgtgtgcacgtgcaaacacgcaaacaaacacacacacacacacacacacacaaatataactCTTAAAAAGgttgttgagatggctcagtgggtaaatgtgtTTGCCATCAAGGCAGACAACTTGaatctgatccccagaacctgcatggcggaagaagaaaactaacatctacaagttgtcttctgatctgcACATGCATGGCagcaataaatgaaacaaaagaaaaaaaaaagtggtaacTATTTAGAATAAAACCACGGTGGGGCTGGAGACGTGGCTCAATGGCTCaatggtgaagagcactggctgctcttcggaggactcaggttcagtctCCAGGACTGACATGGCTGCACACCACtacctgtacctccagttccagaggatctgacacctcaCACCAGTGTACGTAAGACAGACAACCAGCCAGCGCTCTACCCCAGCGTCCCCGGGAGAACTGCCTACAGTGCTGTGTGCTGGCGACGGGCTGTGCTGTATGAGGGTTGTTGTCCAGAGTGACACACTTACACATCATGTGGTCCTCTTGCTCTATCCAGAGCTGGTACACTGCACACACAGGATGCTGCCGCAACCTTGTTAACCCACACCTCTTGGGAAGGCCTCGGGTACATCCCAGCCACGCCCTTACCTGTGCTGAATTAGGTCCTGCGACGGGGTGGCTTCCTGGCTGAGTCCTTCtgatcttttcctcttcctccttttcctgctGCTCACATGGTAACTGTCCAGAATGTGACTCACTTGATGGCCATTTACCTGGGGCTGCGTACCCTCTTCCTTCTGGCCCCCGGAACTCCAAGACTGGTCCTGACATTGGCCTTCCTGCTTGGGAGCTGTGGCACCCTCACCCTCCGAgcacctcttctttctcttcctgcgtGTTGCTGCAGGTGCTCCCCTGAGGCACTGTGGGAGGAGCGTGTCGATGCCCAGTCTCTGGGGATCTCCATTAGGggtctttttcctctttttggaGGGGCTGTGTAGGGCCTCGCTGGCCTCTGGCAGTTGGTGTAAGTGGGACGTGAAGTGTCCATTGACCTGAGGCAGGGGTGTCCAGGCAGAGGGGCGGCAGCTCTGTGGCTCTGATGTCCCTAAGGGCTTGGCACTACTACTGGACAGAGAtgcagagtgggggtgggtggacgGTCGGGGGGCAGGTGCAGCAGTCCTGTAGACGGTGGACAGAGAGTCACTCAGGAGATCTGCCCACATGCCACCCCTCTCTCCTGACCCCACCCAGCCGCCTTCACACCTAAGAGTTTGGTGCAGATGTggggtttgagacaaggtttgtgcagccctggctgtcttagaactagctccgtaaaccaggctggcctcgaactcacagagacatcagcctgcctctgcctccagagtgctgggatgaaaggtgaaTTCCAGTATGCCAGACACACTCTCGAATTTTAAAAGGTTACTTTGTCTCTCTAAttcttagacagacagacacacacacacacatacacacactccatgTTTTTTTAAGCCAGGCTAAGGAAATAAATCTACCTAAAATCAAagttaataaaaacaatacatcCCAGTTTCTTGTtacaaagcatttttttaaaagtggtgctgaaaatgaaaccaaacacCTCGGCCATGCCAAGTAAGCACTGTCACGGGGCACCTCAAGCACGCTAAGGACTCATGGCCTTTACTACTAAATGAGCTGAAGTCTGACCCACAGGGCAGCTTATCTTACAACAGACAAACACTATAAAACACGTGTCTAACGCGAACCAAGCTCAGCCAGCATAAGAATGCACGTGGTGGCACGTGGCAGCACATGGAGGCACACACTTCCAATCCCAGAGCCGGGAACAGGTGTGAGGAGCAGAAGGTCAAGGTTATCCTCCAACACACGGCAAATATGAGTCCCCCCGGGCCACAGTGAACCAGACGGGGGCACCCAACAGGAGCATcaagctcagcacttgggaggaagaacctggcagatctctgcgagttcCTGGCCAGTCAGGGCGGTAGAgctgagaccctgtcccaaaaactACACCAAACCAAAAGCCCTCCTTCAAAACAAGGagacagtaacaacaacaacaacaacaacagaaaagcaaaacgaAGAGACTAAATCCTAACATTTCAGATTGCCACCTCAAATGTGTTAAGAGGGGAAATGTCACtgagaaaaaaacccaaccaaccaaaacaaagccAGCAGCATCCTGTGAGATTTATCTTTTACTCTCCAGAAGCTGTAGAGGTTCCCGTGGGGACTGAACACCCCAAGAACAGCAAAACGAGCCAAGCATCATACACAGTGATGTTCCTCTGAACTGGGGGTGCAGAGTGGAAACCCAATTTCACAAAGGCAAATGCCGGAAGAGAAGTAGGGCAGGGGCTGAGCACACAGGGCACATCTGGGCCGTCACCTCAGGCTTGCGAACTCCTGGAGCCTGTCCCTGCCATCATGCCAGCTAGAGTAGACTGGAGTGCAGCCTTCACTAGCGTCACTCTAAGTGTCTGCCAGAGCTTAACAACTGTTTACACTAGCCGGGGCAGTGGtgagcacctttaatcccaggactccagtggatctctctgagtttaagaggccagcctggtctactcatccagttctaggaaagccagggctgttATATAGAAAAAGCCTGTCTCCACCCCTgccacccaacacacacaaaaccctaaCGGAGACACACATTTACACTTGGCctggaaagacggctcagcagttaagagcagttgctgctcttgctgaaAACAGCAACCATCCAGTGGGTCACatcctgtctctccagctccctcttctgacctttgtgggcactaggcacacacgtggtgcacggAATACTTGCAGGTAAAATAGTCATACACACAGATCTAAATCCtaatgaaaacagacaaaaactgcgccaagtgtggtggtgcacagcttgaacctcagcgctcaggaggcaggcGGAGCATCTCCAAACCACACTGTTCTATACGGTAAGACTGTCTCAAATGAATAAAACTTGACAGAAAAATGAACAACTCCCCCTAATGATCCAACATTTGGGGACCTTAACACTTAAGGACACCCCACAAATGTTATGCTAGAGACAGGACGCATGCATGTTCATGGCGGGGATAGTGGCAGCCATGGATATCACGTCACAACCTTCTAGGACCGGCTGactcagagagaagaggaggaaccCACAGCACCGCAGAGCCTCACTTGTGCCCTCTCTTAGTTCCTGTGTCCCAGCTGCTGTGGTGCTTGGGCCCCGGGAACCCGGGTGACTGAGTGTCAGAGTCCTCACATCTTGTCACTCAGCACTCCTAAGGGATGCAGGCACCATGGAGTCCGGCGCCTTACTGGGTCAGATCACCCGTGGATGAGATTAAAGGCCCTGGACGATGGTATAGCACTCGAGAACCCAGTCCTCCTTCTTTAGGCCTGGCACGCAGCCAGCAGCCAAGAGATGAGGGATGATGCTGAATGGAAAGATGTCCCTGCAGGGCTCCTAGGATCCCGGGGGGTCCGAGGGCCTGAGGGGTCAAAGGCCAGGACAGTGCAGTGCTACAGGTTTCAATGTTCCtggggcagacaggcaggcaggcgagAGGCCGAGACTCTGAAGGCCGACAACTCTGCCTCACTGCAGCTCTTTTTCCAGACAGGGACGGACAGGAGAGGCCTCTGTCCTCGACGACCCAGGGCTCCTCAGCAGCCAGGTGCACAGAAGCACAGGAGGGAAGGAGTCGCACCCAGGGCCTGCCCCCAAGCTCACCTGGTCTTACTGACAGGCCCAGTGGAGGCAACGACGGGGTGGGTGGCTTTCATGGGGGAGGTGAGGTCGCAGAATGCTGAGGGGGAAGGTGAACCGATGTCATTGCCGGTCGCCCTCCGCAGGGTGCTGGCCTGCAGTTATTGACATAAATAAAAACTTGGTGGTCTAAAAAAAGGTGTCCGTGAGTgaagagggaaaataaaatggaaaataaagtaaaatgagccCAAAAAGATGaagggacagaagaaaaaaaaaaaaagggatgggggatgggggtggggttggtggAGAGGGGACAGCAGAAGAAGAACCAGAGAGTGTTGTTggttagaaataaaaaggaaaaggaaaggacattTCAACAAGCATCCCGCCACAAGCCCACACACTGCTCACGCCCGCACGAGCTGAGGGGTGGGCggctcctcctcagcctccctacctcccccccccccccccccccccccccccccggctagGGCAGCTGTCCTTCCCACTCTGAGAGCCCTGTGGCCCACAGCTCTTCCTGTGGCTCAGCTAGGAGACTCCATCATAGAAAACTGGTCAGTCCTCTCAGACACGACTACCAACAATCTGAGGTACTGAATAGCTGGGATCCCCTCAAAACACTCTTCCCCTTAAACAGTCCTTTCTCGGCTTGCAAACTGCAGGGAAGACCAGCAGGAACGCTGGTGCCAAGGTCTGAAGTTACAGTCCTCTGTGATtccctatcctatcctatcctcacatctccagccccagggcgCTTTCAGAGAGGAGACCCCCACACACCCACCTTCTTGGCTGACAGGGCCAGTTTTTTGGCTGGTGGAGGAGACATGAGGCTTGTGGGCTCAGTTGTGGTGCTGCTCAGGGCCAGGGACTTCAGCTTCACCATCTTAGCATCTACTCCATTCAACAGCGCTTTGGGATGGCCAGCGGTGGGACAGTTTGTTCCCTGAGAATCACAGGCATGTgcagctctgctctctgtggtCTGTGGGGCCTTGGCAGCATCACTGCTGGCAGAGTGCTCGGGGCTGGAGCTGCTCGAATCCCCCTTCTCCAGGTCCACACCACTGCCTTCGCCCTTCAGCCTGTGCCCATTAGTAATGGCTCTGGCCAGGAGCTTCGGGGAGGTAGAGAAGATGGTGTCTCTGCTTGCCCAGGAGCCGGGCCGCTGGCTCCGGGACTCGCTGGTCCCAGGAGAGCCCTGAGAAGTGGTTGGAGATGTGGTGAGAGACTGCGGTGGGGCTGACTTCTTCACCTTCTTTCCGGGCTCATCCAGAATGGTGGGCATATGTGTGGGCGTGGGTGTGAGTCTTGGGGATGGGGACCCGGCAGGTGTCTTGGCAGGAGCGTATCCGTTCTGTAACTTCAGACCAGGAAGGGAGCCATTTCTGGACACAGGTACGCCAACCTCCTCAGGGGCTGAGAGCTTTCTCATCATTACAGAGTCTTGTCGCTAAAAGGAGCAAGGTAGGAAGCCATCAGAGCCCAGAGGAGCACTGTCCAGGGAACATGGCTAAGCCAAAGCaggcttccccaccccctccagggCAACTTCTGGGAACAAATTGGCTTCTGGCTAATGGTAAAGACTTTTGGTGCTTCAAGACTTGaaggggctggaaggatggctcagaggttaagagcactgactgctcttccagaggtcctgagttcaattcccagcaaccacatggtggctcacaaccatctgtaatgggatctgataccctcttctggtgtgtctgaagacagctacagtgtactcatatacattaaataaataaatcttaaaaaaaaaaacttgtataaAAAACAGGCTGCAGTTTATGACTGTCCATAACTATGAAAATGACAGGGTTTGACAAGATTTGAGAGGatgcagagggagaaagagaagcccCATCATGCAAACTGTCCTTCACTAGGTCACACACGAAATACCCAGTGTCGTCACCCTGCCACAGCTAAACCCTCCACACAGGAAGGAGATAGATGCCTTTAAAGCCTTTAGTGTCTCACTGGCAGCTACACATCTCTTGATTGTTTACATAAGCTTGCATTATTATTCCCCATGccttaattaaaaacaatcaactAAACAAACTTAAACTTTTTTCTAAGCTTATAtatctgccaaaaaaaaaaaaaaagtaaataaaatgatatagaaGTCAAAGGAGCAagttttggaggctggagagatggctcagtggttaagagaactatggctgctcttcctgaggactggagttcaattccaagcagacatgagtggctcacaaccatctgtaaccccagtaccaAAGAATGCAGCCccctcttccggcctctgtgggcactgcatgtacatggtatacagacatataatcgggtaaaacacccatacacataaaataaaaataaatctttaaaaaccaagGCCACATGCAAAGAATCCACTGTCTGTAAACCTTTCGTGATGGCTGCCTCAGTTACCTCAGTCCTTGTGGCTCACACAATGACTCATACACAGTCAGTACTttaaaatgttgttgttgttattgttgttgatcaatttaaaataaaaaagatggcaGTCTTTTCTCAGCAGCTATGTTAACAATTCCAGAAAATGTATTCCTGGGCTGTGGATGACCTCGTGAACTCCAACTCATGTGGGCAAACTGAACTTCTTCTTTCCTGGCAATGCCTGTGTATCTCCAGACACTGCTGTGGTAGAGTCCTGTGTCCAGGCACTCATCAAGTCCTACCCTCCACGGCAATCACCCAGTGCGTTCTGTTTGCTACAAACACGAGCTTCCTTGTATCTGCTACAGTTCTTCTGGAGAGTggcagagtggggggggggggggggggggagagcaccAAGTTGAGACCTAGGGCCTCACAGGCTAAGCATACACTGACCACTGAACTACCTACCGCTCCCAGTCCCCTTCTGCaaacatttttacaaattttactctgtagccctggttgtcctggaactcactttatagaccaggttggtctcaaaactcacagagatctgtatccctctgcctcccgagtcctgggattaaaggtatagtgattttttttacaaaactttACTTTAGCTAATCGACACTTTTCCTACCTATTGGAAAGTGTATGAAGTCTTATTTCatacttttaatgacttctactttcttctgagttttagaatggctaacattttttttttaagatttattttatatatgtgaatacattattgctgtcttcagacacaccagaagagagcataagatcccattatagatggctgtgagccaccatgtggttgctaaggattgaactcaggacctctagaagagcagtcagtgctcttaaccgctgagccatctctccagccccctggcttACTTTTACAGACTGTTTCCTGACAGGAACACATCTCTCGTTCTGCAAAATCTGGTCATCTATTGAAGATCACATATACCAGGGACTCAAAGTGAAGtgacactgggcagctcacatctgtaaccAGAACCCAGCAAGCTGAGGCAAAGGCTCACTTCCAGTTCAAACccacccagcctgggctacacagtgctTGTTCTCTTCCAAGTAGGCAGTATAGGAAGCTGTGTGTTGAACAAAGCCTGCCAGTGAAGCCGTCCTGCTCTCCTGCTGTGGCTTTTCCATGGCCTCTGGGTGCCCAGGTCTGCCTCCTAACATCAAGGGCACCTCTGCAAGTGAGGCTGACAGCTTCCCAAAGAGCTGCAATGACTTCCAACTTTGGGTTAAATCACCTGGGTTAAAACCCAAAAGTCTAAGCCAGgcacgtctttaatctcagcactcaggaggcagaggcagggggatctccgagttcgagactagcctggtttacagagtgagtttcaggacagtcagggccatacagagaaaccttgtctcgaaaaacaaacaaacaaacaaacaaacaaaaaatccaaaagtcCATAGACGACTAAGCTTTattgctatgtatgtgtgtgggtatatgtttgcatgtatataaacatacgTGTTTCTATTCTGAATTATTTGCAAAATGCAGACATCATAGAGGCCTTTTTACCCACAGGTATGTCTATATCTAGCACCAGAGAActgcaaagaaacaaaaggtCAGGACAGCAGCTTGAGGAGAAGGCACAGTGGGATGTTTCCCCGGAAGTCTGTGTTCAGAAGCTGACAAACCTGCCCAGCTCTGTGCTCTGAGCACCCACAGCCTCACTCTCCCTTCCCAAGGCAGCTGGGAAGAATGTGGTTGGTACAGTGCCACAGCCTACATGTTCCTCTCACATTGCAAGAACCCACAGAGGAGATGCCCTGGAACTCTGAAATACtcaaagcaggaggcagaagggTGGCCAGGTCGGCTCTTCCACTTACACAGTACCTTTGCCATCAGCGGGGAGGGAACAACCCCATTGCCAGGGCTCTTCTTGGGGTGCTCTGGAACAACTTTGGGACGGCTAGGGAGAGTGGCGCCCACTCTGGAGACAGGGCCCTCAGGACTTTTCTTAGAGCCTGGAATCCTAGAGAGGAAAGACAGGAGGAGTCAGAGATTTTCTCCACTCAGGCTCAGAGACACTGGAAGGCAGGGTTGCACCAGGGCGAGCGAGCAGGGAAAGAAGAGCGTCCGAGGCCCCAGGGCCCTGACTGGCTTCTCAGAACCCCCATCTTGACCCTCTGCATCCTAAGACCCTGAGAGAAGCACCGGAAGCCTGCAGTGAGGGCCCTGAGTCCTCCAGGGCTCGCCCTCAAGGAGCAGCAAGCCAAAGAGTCCCAAAACCCATCACCCAGAATAGGCAAGGTGGCACCAAGTGCCAGGAGTCCCTCAGGGACAGCCAATCTCTGTTGGTGGCTTCTTAAAATCTGTAACGTGCCCATCCACTCAATGTGCAATGGGTCACTTTACCAAAGGTGCCACAGACTACTACATAAATAACAGTCACCCACCCACTGCTGTAAGTAGGCAGAGCCCTCCCCCTCAGCCACCCCCACAACAAGTGGGCTTTCACCCACCCAACAAGAGGGCTCGGCTGAAAGGTCCTTCCCAGAGGACAAACTCCAGATAATTCCCCTCCATGAAATCCCCAGGAGCTCACAGACAGGAAAGGGCTTCAGACAACCTGACGCAGGCAGAACCTGCTTTCTCTAGGGTGTGGGCAATGCTAGGGAGCGCGTAAGCTAGTTCCTCACTCTCAGTTCCTCACCGCAGATAGAAGAGCACGTAGGCCTGCTGGTTCAGAACCACCTTGACATTGCTGGAATGGACCAAGGAGTCGTTCATCTGGTACCACTGTCCATTGCTGGCCTGAGTGTCGGGAGGAAGCAGCAATCAGCAGATGGGCCACGAGCCACCACTGCTTTATTTGTGACAGACAGAGGCTAACTGCATTTTCAGCCGGGCCGAACTCGGGAtgttaaaacctttaaaaatttacatgtgtttatgtgtttgtttactGGGGTGGGGCTTGTGTAGTGAGGCTGGGTAGTGTGCggttttacctgctgagccactctGTTGGCTCTAGAACCATGGTATAAAAGACATCTCTTTACCCGTTTATGGGAAGGAGAACCAAAACACAAATTCAAAGTACTGCTGTCTCCcagaagacaacaaaaagaggtgcAACGGCCTCACTTGATTTCAGGGCTCCCCTGGCCCCAGAAAATGCTCTCTCACTGTGCGGCTGAGCTTAGCAGTAGGTCAACTCTAACCTTCACATAGCAGTAGTAGTGCCCAGCGTGGCAGCTGTAGCCTGAGTGCACCAGGACAGCATAGAGCCCATACATGACAGGATCACCGCTGCTCTGGGACATGTATGGACGGATATTCAGGAACTCTGGATAGCCAACATcctgttagaaaagaaaaggcaagggaCACTTACTCAGGAGAACATGGGCTATCCTCTTTCTGCATCCACAGCCCTCAGCAATGCTTGCGCTGACCAATCTTCACTATGTACCTCAGGATAGACTCCAACTCACTCTATGGCCCAGGATGGTCCCCAGTGCAgaaagtagcccaggctggctgtgaactcatcGTAACCCTTTCATTTCATCTTCCGGGTGCTGGCATTACCGTCACGTGTTGCCAGACCCAGCTTTTTCTTTCTACTGACAAAGTTTCATAAGCCAGCATATCCACAACAGGCTCCTGAGTCCGGATCTAACTTTGTTATAATACCGAATTTTCAGGTTCAAACAGAAGAATAGTTCACAGACTGGGGTTCTCTAAACCACAGCTGAGTAGGGCTCACAGGAAGCCTGAGCTCCCGAGGACATGggcacagccccccacccccccaccgcCACACCCCAACTGTGTACATAGTCAGGCTCAGGAGGACACAAACAGTCACCTGGAAGCGGGAACCTCAATTAGAGATGACCTCCATTAGACCGCCCTGAGGCCTACCTAACTTCCCTGGATGAGGGCTCTGACTTGCACaaagaataaacccttccccagagctgcttttggtcagtattttagCACAACCACAGAGCAGCTAGCCAGGACAGATCCCGCTGTGCTAATACTCCATTTAACTCTATTCCACAAAAGCCTTAGCATACAGTCAGACTCCACCCACACACAGTGAATCGGCTGCACACTCAGTACTCATCTATCACACTTAATACTCATTCTCTATTTTCagtaatttatttgtattttacgTACATTGGTGATTTACCCCATGTATGTCTGTAGAGGGTGTCACATCCCCAACAACAGGAGCTACAGGCAGGTGTGGGCACTGCCTGTGTGAGCACTGGGAAGATGCCCAGTGAGTCAGAGGCACTTGCTATTGCTCTAGAACTCACAGGGGCTCCTCACATCACCCACAACCCCAGCTTCGGGAgatgatgccctcttgtggtgtttGAAGGCACCAGAAATAAGAGGTACGtaactcactcacatacacagacaagaAAATGAGAGATGGGAGTATACCAGgaatggtggcccacacctttaatcctagcacttgggaggcagagacatgtggatctctgagttcaaggccagcctggtctgcagagcaagttccaggacagccagggccacatagaaaaacactatcttaaaacaaacaaacaaagtttgtCTAAGGGGTtgaagctgctgctgctacagaggacccaagttcaattctcagcactcacataaaCTCAtgtctatgactccagttctGGAGATaaacaccctctctggcctctgagggcagcaGCTTTACAaatgacacacagacatgtaaaacttaaacactcatacacacaaaatagaaatgttttaaaataaataaagaaatgcagATTCCCAAGACCTGCCTGTGTGATGATGGACATTCGAGGTGTCTCGACAGGTGGGGTGCACTCACCTTGGTGATCTTCCCCCCACTAAAGTTGGCAAAACGCTTGAGGGAGAGAGTCAGGACGTTGGATGTTCTATGGATGGTGAAGCGCTTGCTGGCTGGAACCTTCTTCTTACACCTACAGGAGAGAATGGAAAGCCACTGGTATGCTCTGCAGTGCCGTGGCCTGCTCCCTTGGTAATGGGAGGCCCGCACCAATGGCACAGGAAACCAAAATCTACATGCACTAAGCTAAAGAAAACTCCTGGAGACAGCAAAGACTAGAGAGGGAAGTCAAAAGCAAATGACTCACTCGGGCAAGAGCCCGCCTGGCAGGTGCAAAGGGCTGACTCTGGACAGCACGGGGAAGAGCACGGTGCCCACGTGGACACAGAAAGTGGAAGCACAGAGccaggatggggaagagagagagagagagagagagagagagagagagagagagagagagagagaaaagaagaagaagaaggaggaggaggaggaggaagaggagggggagaaaaaggaagagagacgAAAAAGCCCAGTGTAGTTGTAGCAGTgaacacctttattcccagcacttaggaggcaaaggcaggaagatctctgagttcaaggcctgcctggtctacagagtaagttccaggacagccagggctacttggtgagaccctgtctcataacaaacaaaagcccaatgCGGTGGTACTTGCCTCAAATCCCTGCCAAGGCTAaacagcgagaccctgtctcaagacaaacaaacaaaatatctgtaataaaaacaaaaaaactcccaaAGACAACTCAGGAGCTCTGCACCAGGAGTGGCCTGGAGGCAGGGCAAGTGTGCTTGGTGCTGCAGCTATCAAGTGAGTTCcatggcagcacaggccaggacaaGCGAGCCCTGTAAGGATGGCTGTTGGTGCTCATTAGAAAGATGACCTGAGTCATGGGAGTCAGAAGCTGCTGGCGGGTCTATGCGTCAGACCCTTTGTGTCTCTCTGACTCAGTTTCCACCACAGACAacaaggaaaacaacaccctGCTCCTTATGCATAGCCTTCGACAAGGACAGGTGCTCCAGGCCTCACTCAGCCCTAGCTTGCCACGCAGGAAATGTGAGCAGGGGGCATCCCTGAGGGAGGGCCAGGCAGCTATAATGGTGCTTGGGACGGTCACGTCCTTACTCCAAAGGACACTCATTTATAGCACACATATACTCTGGATGGTTACCTCCTTGTAAAGGACACTTACAGCACACATAGACTCTGGATGGTCACATCCTTACAGAGGACACTTACTTAGCACACATATAGGCGTTCTCTCCACTCAGGACATCTGATTTCACAAAAAGTTCCAGAGCGCGCACAATATTTGCAGCTTGCTGAGGAggacaaaatggagcagagtGAGCAGCCGAagaaaaaccctgactcaagAAGTCCCGAGGCTGAGGCAGCAACCGAGAAAACCTGACTTGCTTAAAACCCGGCCTGCTACTGCACCCCATCCCGAGCAGAGGAGCACGGAGCAGACAGTGCCCTTCTCCAGAGGTGACAGGTGACAGCCACGTGAGGCAGGCACTCTCACTGTGACTGCAGCTGGGTTA
Above is a genomic segment from Mus caroli chromosome 11, CAROLI_EIJ_v1.1, whole genome shotgun sequence containing:
- the Usp36 gene encoding ubiquitin carboxyl-terminal hydrolase 36 encodes the protein MPIVDKLKEALKPGRKDSAEDGDLGRLLAASAKKVLLQRIEFEPASKSFSYQLEALKSKYVLLNARAEGASRHRSGDELQARKPGIERVSGSGGDGVPAPQKVLFPVERLSLRWERVFRVGAGLHNLGNTCFLNSTIQCLTYTPPLANYLLSKEHARSCHQGSFCMLCLMQNHMVQAFANSGNAIKPVSFIRDLKKIARHFRFGNQEDAHEFLRYTIDAMQKACLNGYAKLDRQTQATTLVHQIFGGYLRSRVKCSVCKSVSDTYDPYLDIALEIRQAANIVRALELFVKSDVLSGENAYMCAKCKKKVPASKRFTIHRTSNVLTLSLKRFANFSGGKITKDVGYPEFLNIRPYMSQSSGDPVMYGLYAVLVHSGYSCHAGHYYCYVKASNGQWYQMNDSLVHSSNVKVVLNQQAYVLFYLRIPGSKKSPEGPVSRVGATLPSRPKVVPEHPKKSPGNGVVPSPLMAKRQDSVMMRKLSAPEEVGVPVSRNGSLPGLKLQNGYAPAKTPAGSPSPRLTPTPTHMPTILDEPGKKVKKSAPPQSLTTSPTTSQGSPGTSESRSQRPGSWASRDTIFSTSPKLLARAITNGHRLKGEGSGVDLEKGDSSSSSPEHSASSDAAKAPQTTESRAAHACDSQGTNCPTAGHPKALLNGVDAKMVKLKSLALSSTTTEPTSLMSPPPAKKLALSAKKASTLRRATGNDIGSPSPSAFCDLTSPMKATHPVVASTGPVSKTRTAAPAPRPSTHPHSASLSSSSAKPLGTSEPQSCRPSAWTPLPQVNGHFTSHLHQLPEASEALHSPSKKRKKTPNGDPQRLGIDTLLPQCLRGAPAATRRKRKKRCSEGEGATAPKQEGQCQDQSWSSGGQKEEGTQPQVNGHQVSHILDSYHVSSRKRRKRKRSEGLSQEATPSQDLIQHSCSPEDHSGPEARTELQKKKKKRRKRKPEPQQDEESKHPGDQRSPRPSVTPVPALSVNGHLPSDCLGLGQAPLVTWNRDQEPDVVQALLQDSSDKAYGKKVLTWDGEPSAISQDAIKDSRLARTQTVVDDWDEEFDRGKEKKIKKFKREKKRNFNAFQKLQSRRNFWSVTHPAKVASLSYRR